TATAAAAATTAAAATAGAAATGCCAGATAAAATACTTTTTGTGCCAATGGATGCAAAGCTTATAGAGCAAGTTTTTATAAACTTAATTGACAATGCTATAAAGTATTCAAATGGAGCATGTGAAATTAAAATAAGTGTATATGAATTAGATAATAAGGTAGCTTTTGAAGTTATAGATAATGGACCTGGAATTAATGAAAAAGTAATAGATAATATATTTGATAGGTTTTTTACTGGAGAATTAAATTATTCAGACTCAAGAAAAGGAGTAGGTCTTGGGCTATCAATTTGTAAGTCAATAATAAATGCTCATAAAGGCGAAATAAGCGTTAAAAACAACTTAGGGAAAGGTGCGACTTTCAAATTTACACTACCTAAGGAAGATTAATTAAATGGGGGACAATATGAATAAGTATAGTATTTTGATTGTTGAAGATGATGACACAATTCGTAAATTTATAAATGCCTCTCTTACAACTCAAGATTATATAATAAAAGAGGCAATAAATGGGAAAGAAGGAATATCGCTAGCTATGTCACATTCTCCAGATGTTATATTGTTAGACTTAGGTTTAGGAGATATGGATGGGATAGATGTAATAAAAAATATAAGAAACTTATCTGATGTTCCAATAATTGTAGTATCTGCAAGAGAACAAGATAGAGAAAAGGTAGAAGCATTTGATATGGGAGCTGATGATTATATAACTAAGCCATTTTCAATAGCAGAATTACTAGCAAGAGTTAGGGTAGCTATTAGACACTCTGAAAAAAATAAACCAAAGGTAAACTCGAAAACTGATTTTGAATATAAAGGTTTATTTATAGACTTTGAAAAAAGAAAAGTTAGTATTGATGGTGAAGAGATACATTTAACACCTAGTGAATATGATATACTATCATTACTCGTAAAATATCATGGAAAAGTTTTAACTCATAATTTTATTGCAAAAGAAATATGGGGAAGTGCACTTGGTAGTGAGATAAAATCATTAAGAGTATTTATGGCAACATTAAGAAGAAAAATAGAAAAAGAGCCAGCTAATCCTGAATATATAATAACTGAAATTGGGGTAGGATACAAATTAAATGATGAATAACAAAAAGGACTGTTTCAATTGATAAATTGGGGGACAGTCCTTTTTGAAATTTGTTTGTTTTAGGAAATATACAATATTTTAAAATATAGGCTTACTTATGAGCTAAGTGAAATGATATTAATTATCATTTACTCTAATATAATGATAATTGTTTTCAATTAAAAAGTCAAGATTAAATTGAATAAATTAAAAAAAAGTTTTATATAAAAAATAGAGCTAATTTCTTAGCTCTATTTTTATGAACATAATAATTTTAGGATGCATTTGTTGACTTTAAAAAATTTATAATTTAGCTATATTTTCTCCGAATTTAATACAAAGGTCTTTA
The nucleotide sequence above comes from Paraclostridium bifermentans. Encoded proteins:
- a CDS encoding response regulator transcription factor — translated: MNKYSILIVEDDDTIRKFINASLTTQDYIIKEAINGKEGISLAMSHSPDVILLDLGLGDMDGIDVIKNIRNLSDVPIIVVSAREQDREKVEAFDMGADDYITKPFSIAELLARVRVAIRHSEKNKPKVNSKTDFEYKGLFIDFEKRKVSIDGEEIHLTPSEYDILSLLVKYHGKVLTHNFIAKEIWGSALGSEIKSLRVFMATLRRKIEKEPANPEYIITEIGVGYKLNDE